In a genomic window of Alphaproteobacteria bacterium:
- a CDS encoding type IV secretory system conjugative DNA transfer family protein has product MRLRQRQPLIPALILALALLWLGAWIAQFPLWRLWGLAVMGLALFLLLKTLLALSLQGLETANQINLLHESRIVSGGYGAARLATLKDTFAQKMLEARGGLFIGTLEGQKLFYDPFHTGNGHMLAYAPARTGKTTSLVVPALLHWTSGSVIVTDVKGELTALTAGWRKKDGQRVLILNPFGARGIPGLRFNPLRVLVEDVLKNSGRELHALCKLIALQLVPERGHTNEAGDGIFFRNGGRRLIVTFLLYLAALEPDKCTLPGLRACVWSSEFEKRSMASVMQQTLMFSGLLREYGNALADGLEPEYAKTFGAFRDNALHALELYEAHSEFGQSLLESDFSLSDVLDGKTTLYLILPESKLETHGPWMGLIVTLLLEAIAASPTLHERRTKLLFLLEEMGNLGRLPNIGKALSLLPGKGVRCWMIFQSRRQPVDIYGPNLAGLIEEQSSLVQAWSIRSELDRKAWSARIGHATRKGRSVSREAENLFAPWRLSVNERGFPVLTPDEIGRLPEEEQLIAVAGQPVIRARKLPYFKDAVWSKRACATPPPKINPPASAKAVGGNAERS; this is encoded by the coding sequence ATGCGTCTCCGGCAACGTCAACCCCTTATTCCGGCGCTGATCCTTGCGCTGGCGCTGCTGTGGCTCGGCGCATGGATCGCGCAGTTTCCGCTCTGGCGTCTGTGGGGACTGGCGGTCATGGGGCTGGCGCTCTTCCTATTGCTCAAGACGCTGCTCGCACTCTCCCTGCAAGGGCTGGAGACCGCCAACCAGATCAACCTCCTGCATGAAAGCCGGATCGTCTCCGGCGGCTACGGCGCGGCGCGGCTCGCCACGCTCAAGGATACTTTCGCGCAGAAGATGCTTGAGGCAAGAGGCGGTCTCTTCATCGGCACACTGGAGGGCCAAAAGCTCTTCTACGATCCCTTCCACACCGGCAACGGCCATATGCTGGCCTACGCCCCGGCGCGCACAGGGAAAACAACGTCGCTCGTCGTCCCGGCGCTTTTGCACTGGACCTCCGGTAGCGTGATCGTCACCGATGTCAAGGGCGAGCTGACCGCGCTCACCGCCGGATGGCGAAAGAAGGACGGGCAGCGCGTCCTCATCCTCAATCCCTTCGGCGCGCGTGGCATTCCCGGCCTGCGCTTTAATCCGCTGCGCGTGCTCGTCGAGGATGTTCTGAAAAACAGCGGGCGCGAACTGCACGCGCTCTGCAAGCTGATCGCGCTCCAGCTTGTCCCTGAACGCGGTCACACGAACGAGGCGGGCGATGGAATCTTCTTCCGCAATGGCGGGCGGCGCCTGATCGTCACCTTCCTTCTCTACCTCGCCGCGCTGGAACCTGACAAATGCACCCTGCCGGGATTGCGCGCCTGCGTCTGGTCCAGTGAATTCGAAAAGCGCTCGATGGCCTCGGTCATGCAGCAGACGCTGATGTTCTCGGGCCTCCTGCGCGAATACGGCAATGCGCTCGCCGACGGGCTGGAGCCCGAATACGCCAAGACCTTCGGCGCGTTCCGCGACAACGCCCTGCACGCGCTTGAGCTTTACGAGGCGCATTCCGAATTCGGCCAATCGCTTCTGGAAAGTGACTTCTCGCTTTCCGATGTGCTGGATGGGAAGACGACGCTTTATCTCATTCTTCCCGAATCAAAGCTCGAAACCCACGGGCCGTGGATGGGGCTGATCGTCACGCTGCTCTTGGAGGCCATCGCCGCCTCGCCGACGCTGCATGAGCGCCGCACGAAGCTGCTTTTCCTGCTGGAGGAGATGGGCAATCTCGGACGCCTGCCCAATATCGGCAAGGCGCTCTCGCTCCTCCCCGGCAAGGGCGTGCGGTGCTGGATGATCTTCCAGAGCCGCCGCCAGCCCGTGGATATTTACGGCCCCAATCTCGCCGGGTTGATCGAGGAACAATCGAGCCTCGTGCAAGCCTGGAGTATCCGCAGCGAACTCGACCGCAAGGCGTGGAGCGCGCGCATCGGCCATGCGACACGCAAAGGCCGCAGCGTTTCCCGTGAGGCCGAAAACCTCTTCGCGCCGTGGCGTCTGTCGGTGAATGAGCGCGGCTTTCCGGTCCTCACGCCCGATGAGATCGGCCGGCTGCCCGAAGAGGAGCAACTGATCGCCGTGGCCGGCCAGCCCGTCATCCGCGCAAGAAAGCTTCCCTACTTTAAGGATGCGGTCTGGTCCAAACGCGCCTGCGCCACGCCCCCTCCGAAAATAAATCCGCCTGCGTCCGCGAAAGCGGTGGGCGGAAACGCGGAGCGATCATGA
- a CDS encoding recombinase family protein yields MKTLSNNSPGKRVALYARYSSDLQSDHSIEDQVRLCTERAKAEGWTIVEHYSDAGLSGASLMRPGIQALIRDALAGQFDIVLAEALDRLSRDQEDIAGIYKRLQFAGVAMWTLSEGEISTLHIGLKGTMNAMFLKDLADKTRRGLRGRIEHGKSGGGIAYGYDVVKRFDAQGQALRGDRTVNAAQAAIVVRIFEDYARKNLSPKAIAAQFNREGIKCPSGKAWGQSTINGNRRRGTGILNNELYIGQLVWNRQRFIKDPATGRRVTRLNDEASLIRQSIPELRIVPQELWDAAKARQKDLDAKAPGLWARNRPRYLLSGLVKCGVCGGGYAKINATHYGCASSKNKGESVCGNRKTMAREHLEGKVLSALQTHLMRDDLLAVFCAEYTAHLNRLRAAQDDALREARAEREKLQKARANVLQAIREGIAAALVKDELESIAARLEVLDKTLAQGSEQARPLLHPTMARRYREEVAGLREALATGGSGGAPGEASEHVRGLIEKIVLTPWSHLGVPGRDELKIDLYGDLAGILDLAAGAEAASKDRLLSGRTRQAVNDNRFGTAKTALVAGALNQRYLPLFQAFDIAAGPAALDCLSALLSEPEGVRAARAAHCTGSDGEPATAIISGKGGGHG; encoded by the coding sequence ATGAAAACACTTTCGAACAATTCTCCGGGCAAACGCGTCGCGCTCTATGCGCGCTATAGCAGCGACCTTCAAAGCGATCACTCCATCGAGGATCAGGTGCGTCTCTGCACCGAGCGCGCGAAGGCGGAAGGCTGGACCATCGTTGAGCACTATAGCGATGCCGGATTGTCGGGCGCATCGCTCATGCGCCCCGGCATCCAGGCGCTGATCCGCGATGCGCTCGCGGGACAGTTCGACATTGTCCTTGCGGAAGCGTTGGATCGACTGTCGCGCGATCAGGAGGATATCGCCGGGATCTACAAGCGCTTGCAGTTTGCAGGCGTGGCAATGTGGACGCTCTCCGAGGGGGAAATCTCCACCCTGCATATCGGCCTCAAAGGCACGATGAATGCGATGTTCCTCAAAGACCTTGCGGATAAAACCCGCCGGGGCTTGCGCGGGCGCATCGAGCACGGCAAGTCCGGCGGCGGGATCGCCTACGGCTATGACGTGGTGAAACGCTTCGATGCCCAAGGCCAGGCGCTGCGCGGGGATCGCACGGTCAATGCGGCGCAGGCCGCCATCGTCGTCCGCATCTTCGAGGATTACGCAAGGAAGAACCTTTCGCCCAAGGCGATTGCCGCACAGTTCAACCGGGAGGGCATCAAGTGTCCGTCCGGAAAGGCATGGGGTCAAAGCACGATCAACGGCAACCGGCGGCGCGGCACCGGCATCCTCAATAACGAGCTGTATATCGGTCAGCTTGTCTGGAACCGCCAGCGCTTTATCAAAGACCCGGCGACCGGACGGCGCGTCACGCGCCTCAATGACGAGGCGTCCCTCATCCGTCAGAGTATCCCCGAGTTACGGATCGTCCCGCAGGAATTGTGGGACGCGGCGAAGGCGCGCCAGAAGGATTTGGATGCGAAGGCTCCGGGCCTGTGGGCAAGAAACCGACCCCGTTACCTGCTTTCCGGGCTGGTCAAGTGCGGGGTCTGCGGCGGCGGCTACGCCAAGATCAACGCCACCCATTACGGCTGCGCTTCCTCCAAGAACAAGGGCGAGAGCGTCTGCGGCAACCGGAAGACGATGGCGCGGGAGCATCTGGAGGGCAAAGTCCTTTCCGCCCTGCAAACCCACCTCATGCGGGATGATCTGCTGGCCGTCTTCTGCGCAGAATACACCGCCCACCTCAACCGCCTCCGCGCGGCGCAGGACGATGCTCTGCGCGAGGCTAGAGCCGAACGGGAGAAGCTCCAGAAGGCCCGTGCGAACGTCCTGCAGGCGATCCGGGAAGGCATCGCCGCCGCCTTGGTCAAGGACGAGCTGGAGAGCATCGCGGCGCGGCTGGAGGTTCTGGACAAGACCCTTGCCCAGGGCAGCGAACAGGCCAGGCCGCTCCTGCACCCCACGATGGCCCGCCGTTACCGCGAGGAAGTGGCGGGCTTGCGGGAGGCGCTCGCGACCGGGGGCTCCGGAGGGGCTCCGGGCGAAGCTTCGGAGCATGTGCGGGGGCTGATCGAGAAAATCGTCCTCACGCCCTGGTCCCATTTGGGAGTTCCGGGGCGGGACGAATTGAAGATCGACCTTTACGGCGATCTGGCCGGAATCCTTGATCTGGCCGCCGGAGCAGAGGCGGCCAGTAAGGATCGGCTGTTGTCCGGCCGTACCCGGCAGGCTGTCAATGACAACCGCTTCGGTACGGCCAAGACGGCGTTGGTAGCGGGGGCTCTCAACCAACGCTATCTACCGCTCTTTCAAGCCTTCGATATCGCCGCCGGACCTGCCGCCCTCGACTGTCTTAGCGCGTTACTGTCCGAGCCGGAGGGAGTTCGCGCTGCCAGAGCCGCGCATTGTACGGGTTCGGACGGCGAACCGGCAACCGCCATTATTTCGGGAAAAGGGGGCGGCCATGGCTGA